The Synchiropus splendidus isolate RoL2022-P1 chromosome 5, RoL_Sspl_1.0, whole genome shotgun sequence DNA window AACAGACGGCAGAGCAGAGAGATAAGGATTTGAATCATCAATCTGATTAAAGAAAAATCTGTTAACCACTGCCTAGACCTCGAGCCTACAAGCACAATCTTCTGGTCAAACCTGCAGAATACAAACCCTCAAAGccaacatgtttattttttgttctttccaaAAGCATTAGTTAAAATCAACATCTTCCATCCAAGCTGAATCAATTTCATCTTTGTACATTGCAGGCAACCAAGTAGTGAAAGTGTGGCTCAGACGCCTCAGCTTCTGCGACGGTACCCCCTTGAAGACCATCATGATTTTCCGCTGCCACCGGACGTGGTATTCTTCTGCCAACCAGAGGGCTGCCTTAGCATACGGCAACGACGGGTTAGCCTTCGCGACGACTCCTCATTCGTTTTCACGTTGACCGACAAAGACTCCGGGATCACTCGCTATGGAATCTGCGTCAACTTCTACCGATCATTCCAGCGTGGGCATCACAGGTCCCGTGCAGACAAGAGTGGACACACTGAAGCGTCGACACAGGGAGGTGATACCATAAGCGTGGGTTCTGATAACAGTAGTGGAGGACCGTCGTCCACTTTATCGCCAGCGAAAAACACAGAAGCAACCCATCATGTGTCCGGGGAAGGTGGCGGACAATCTGCTCCAGATTCAAACATAGGAAAATCTCCACAGCACAGACGCAGTGCTGCGAAGATGGCTGCCAGGAATCGCAACAGCACATTGACGTCATTGTGCATTTTAAGCCACTACCCTTTCTTCTCCACCTTCAGAGAGTGTCTATATATTCTCAAGAGACTGGTAGACTGTTGCAGTCAACGGTTAACACAGCGTGCAGGCCTTCCCCGTGCCACCCAGAGGTATGTGTTCCACTGAAATGATTGTGATTTCTATCCTTTAATTTATGCATGTATTTgtacaagtattttttttctttgtttctaacTGCTTAAGGACATTCACTTGAGTGGCTCGTGTGATTACTATTCAGGCTAACCAAAGTGTTAATTTCGCTGCCACTTTACACTGTAATAAGCCCTGTAATGACTGCTGTGATCTTCGAGTGCTTTGTCTCCATTGGTCCATTTATAGTCCAGCATAATCAtggctttttcttttcaaggtcACATGTTTTCAATTGCGTAATCAGCCTCAGTATTTTTCTCAGTTTGAATATGCACTCATGAGAACTGCCTTTGAGGTACTGACAGAGGGGAGTTTGGTTTGGAGCTTTAGAGCTGAATTGTTTTGCCCTGTCTACATTGAGTTCTGATATTTCCTCTGGTGAAGTGACCATTTGGTGGGTGGGATGAGGGTCAAATTATTTAATCATGGTTCTCGTTTGACGTTCACTGTGTACATGTGTGACTAAGGGCCCACCATATGTGGGCGCAATAACGTActctgaacacacacaatatTTAGCTGCATGTAGAAACCTGATGAATTTAACTGTACTCTcacttacttttactttttacatCCAAGATAACATTAGATATTTTTTTCGGCTTTAGGAGATTATAACAGTTACATCAATGAGACAACTGCAGGCTATATGTCTTGACACAACTTATTTTGTATGAAAGGATTTTGAAACAAGAGGTGTAATTGAAGCCTTTTTGTATTTGTCTTTATCCCTTTTTAGGGATACCATGTGGCGAATCTTCACAGGTGCACTGTCAGTGGAGGAAAAAGGCAGTCAGTTGCTGGCAGACTTGCGAGAGATTGAGTCCTGGGTCTATAGGTTGTTGCGGTCACCAGTTCCCATCCCTGGACAGAGACGCGTGGATGTGGAGGTGCTACCTACCGATCTGAAGCTATCTCTGACTTTTGCTTTGCCTGACAACTCGCGCTTTTCAATGGTGGACTTTCCCCTGCACCTGCCCTTGGAGCTGCTGGGTGTGGACGCCTGTCTTCAGGTTCTCAGCTGTGTCCTGTTAGAGCACAAGGTAAGAACAGATGTGCCTATGTGCACAATGTCTTTGACCtacattgcttttgttttggccaTTAGCTAGAATGTCACCAATTAAGTGATAAACAGagcttgaaataaacaaataatgttttGGCTACTTGTTATAAATGTGCACTGTTGAGTGTTATTGGAGCACATATCCACATACAAATGAGGACAACCAAGCTTTAGTTATGATATTGGAATTAGCTTGGGAAGAGATGGGATGGACAAGACTACATCCATTATGTCAAAAGCATTTAGTGGTGTGGTATGAAGTGACCTTTGTCTGAAGGACATTTTAATGGAGTGTGGTCATTGGCAACAATTGAGCTTTTAGAGGTGACAAGATAATAAATTATAGCTCTATTTGTCTATTTAATTGCTCTGTGGAATATTAAAACATTGAGCTCCCTGCAAGGTCTGTGCAGAGATGAACTGCATTAAAGATGCTTGTTGGGTGTAATGGTAAATTATCAACCTTAATTCTGAGTTTAAGTATTTAATTACTCCTTCAATCTTGGTAAACAGCACTTAAGGACTGAATTGTCATGTTCTTTGATGCCATTGTTAGATGCTTCTTTAATGTATTTTCAGGTTATTCTTCAATCCAGAGATTACAATGCTTTGTCGATGAGTGTTATGGCCTTCGTTGCTATGATATACCCCCTGGAGTACATGTTCCCTGTCATCCCTCTGTTGCCAACATGCATGGCATCCGCAGAACAGGTAGGACTTGCAGAAGAATTACTTTTAAAATTGTACAGTTTGATGcaatttatgtgtttttttaatgtgttgtgagggttggttttgtttgttttgttttgtattttgaggAATGAGTTCAAACAACCAGAATACATCATGTATTGAAGAAATtaagttttttttatctggcCCTTATCGTGTTGACATAATGGCCGTTGTCTGTGTTGCAAATGTTTGCCTTCATAGTTCTTAATTTGAACTCGGTTTTAAACCCTCTCTTAACTGTAACATAAAGTGCTTTTTGTGGTGCTTTTGCCAGGTAATGAGTATGTGTATCACGTTATAACATCATAATCTTTTTTCGAACATTTCATGCTCAGGTTTGTAAGTGTAATGTTCTTGAGAAATTACTTGACAAGCTAATATTGAACAAAACTTTTCAAACCCATGGTGTTTGTGAGTGCATGCAGTTGCTATATTTCTGCCATCCTCTTATgactaaacatttttttgtcctcatAGCTGCTTCTAGCACCAACTCCATACATCATCGGTGTTCCTGCTAGCTTCTTCCTTTACAAATCTGACTTTAAAATGCCAGATGACATATGGCTTGTTGACCTGGACAGCAGTAAGGTTAGTATAGCTCTTCagtgttctttaaaaaaaaaaggaaatatgtaATAATGATTGACAATTTTGGGTGGAAATAATGTTTGAAAATGCACCCCCAATCTTCCAGGTTATCGCACCGACAAATGCAGAGATTTTGCCTCCTCTCCCGGAGCCCGAAGCACTCGAGCTCAAGAAGCATTTAAAACAGGTATAACAAGCTCACTTAAAGTTATCTTCCTTTCATCAGTAGACAAATCTACAGTTCATTTATTTCTTGCATACAGTGTTAAACTTCTCTTTCAGCTCTGAAGAGTAGAGACTTTCTACTTCCAAAAAGTTGTATGTACTGTAGCTGGTGTGAAAGAATTGGCAAGGAGTTTTGAAGTGCACTAACGTGGaaatgcatttcttttcttttctttcttctttttcttgcaTGCTTTAGCTGTTGGAGgtaaaacaaaactgtagaAAAATACTGCCAAGTTTTGCTGAGGCAGTGGTGGCTGGCTTGTTTCTCCTTCCCTCCTTATCTAACTTTGTATCAGAACCAGCTTCTGATTACTATAATGCCACTTTTATCCTTGCTTCTTTATTGTCCCAGTAGATATTTATACCTGTAGACTGATCACGTGCTGATGATGTTTGATATGTGTGCTCATTGGCAAGGATGGAACTGTTGTGAGTGGAGTCTCCCTCTTTGTTATTCCTTCACGTCTTTTTTACTACTCAAAATAAGTCACTTTGCCTATGCATTGGCttattcaaatataaatattattggCCCTTCTGTAACACAGAAGAACCTGCTTAAGTCCTTGTGTTATGCATGTAAGGGTAATAAACAAATGTTGCTTAGTTGCGTTTTCACAACTTATTTTAATGTTCACCGCTCTATAATATGCAAAGGCACTAAAAGATTTAACAAGCTGTGTCTGCATTCGACACATTTCcccttgtctttgtttcctggaaGCGTGTATGAAGCTATGGTTTCGCAATAACCTTTGGTAAACGGGCTTGTGTTATCTATGTTTTTCTCCCTTTTGAGTGATGGAGATCAATTGAAGGTTTAATTGTGATTCTGGAATATCAAAGCACTGTGATGTGGATGTGAAGGCCATTAAAATACTTGCACCTAATCTTTGAAATAAATGGGTTCACTGAACCATGTATAAAGATGTACAATATATGATAACATCAAATTTAACACTATTGTGTATTGTTTAATTAAGACTATTAATGGATACTTCATTAATCCACccttatataaataaaacaagctgAAGTTTGTGAAGTCTAGCCTAACATCTCCTTCAAATTTATGCAATTTCAACTCTTCAGCAATCGTGTATTATCCAtctttatatattgttttttactAACctgatttatttcatgttttaataacaatgttcacttgtgtttttgttgacacGTGCAAGTATTTTATCAATGATGTCTCAAAGATCTGCTCTGTCCTACCACCACATTTCCcattttgtctctctgtgttgGTTGGTGGGTTTTAGTGGCTTGACGCTGTAGCTGTTTTTGcctatatttttcattttgttttcaccctTTTATCCTTACAACCTTTCTAACACTCAGCTACcaattttcttttctcctttattcggtaaattaaattaaatatctaCAAAGCAGTGTCTGACTTACGTGATTGTACCCAATTAAGGTGAAAGCTCTGTTTAAAGGAGATacagaaaatgaagagaaaggttgtgtctgtttttcatttattagtgCTGTTCCAGTGTCAGTCATGAAGTCTCATCCCTAGCTTTCTTCATGTGATTCTCCTGGCATTTCCTATCCCCCTCCTAGTGTCTGGTCAGGTTGACAGTGATCACCCAAAAGCAGATCTTCTCCTCTGATAATAaggttacccagttctcctccTGTGGAATGTGTTATGCCCCTGCACGATTATGGTTTTCTCACATTCTTTCTGCCTGTAACTACTACTTGAATTGTTTCAAAGACTTGTCAGTAAGTGCACAGCAGTGATCCGGAATGGTGCTGGCCCGATTTCGATACACTGCTTAGCTCTGGCTTCAGCATGACTGACTGTATGTGCATTGAACTTGGCATCAGTGTGTGTTGTCAATAAAATGTATGATCAATATCACAACTCAGATTGTTAACGTCCATTTTGCCCTGGCAACTAAATGCTTCACTATGCAAAGCTGAACTTTGATCCTTGATCCTGCAGCAGTTTCCTTGAAGCAAACCATGCATATTAACATCCTTCCCTTAACCCTGGCTCGTGTTTTCTTAAATGACACACCCACCAAAAGCTTTTCTGATGTAGCTGTCTTAGGTTCAATCGTGCTAGCATTTGAGTTGGCCTAGTGTGTTTTAGCCATTGTCCCTTTCAGTTATTTAAAGCTGTTTATCATTACATGAGGACATTTGAAGATAATTCTTGCGTGGACTCGTTTGGTGTCTtgattcattttccatttgAGACATTCGATCAACCAAATTATTCAATTTCCTAAGGCAGATTTTGTTCCACAGTACATAAATGGATGTTTACATGTTTTCCAAGTCATACTTCCCTGAGCCTCAGTCCCGTAATGAGCCAGCTCATGAAACGCAAACACTGATGCTAATGGTGTGGTGGTTCATTTAAGAAgagtctttcttcttcttctgctccaaGTGTAATTCGGGTCTGTAACTTCTTTTAGGCTTTGGCCAGTATGAGCTTGAACACGCAACCCATCTTAAATCTGGAAAAGTTCCAGGAAGGCCAAGAGATGCCGCTACTCCCTCCAGGACGAGAAAAAGCTTCACCATCCTCAACGGAGTTCAACCCCTTGATTTATGGAAATGACATTGACTCAGTGGACGTAGCCACCAGGCAAGCCCGCAGCCTATGTGTCTTGTTGATGCTCAAGTAATCGCAGAAGGAttaagtgttttttctttttctctcaggGTTGCCATGGTGCGGTTCTTCAACTCTCCAAATGTCCTGCAAGGTTTCCAGATGCACACTCGGACCCTGCGCCTCTTTCCTCGCCCGGTGGTGGCGTTCCAAGCCTCATCATTTCTTGCTTCACGGCCCAGACGATCTGGATTTGCTGACAAACTCTCCCACACTCAGGCTGTGGAGTTCTATGGAGAATGGGCCCTTAATCCCACCAACCTTGCTTTTCAGAGGATACATAATAgtaattaaatcattttttattgttttccatCTCCTGTAAGTGAAGCATGAACTCTGACAACaacacctttttatttttagatgtgTTTGATCCATCTTTAATTGGTGACAAACCCAAGTGGTACGCTCACCAGCTCCAGCCAGTGCACTACAGAGTGTATGATGGGAGCTCTCAGCTGGTTGAAGCTCTGGCTGGACCTTTGGATGATGAGGGCAATGATTCAGACCCAACAGACAGGTAAAAGGAAAGCATTTGATcacacacttttcttttcttactTTATTTAATGGCATTGGtgctgtttctttcttttttattaaataaagtaATGCATTTGTTTCAGTGGCAGTGACAGTGAAGCCTATGACGACTCCAGTTCCTCCTATTCTTCCCTTGGTGACCTTGTTAGTGAAATGATTCAAGGAGACATCCAGGGAGACACGCCAAGTAAGTTAGTCCATCATGGACAttgatgttgtgttttcaaACTGCAGTAAGCATCTTCACTAAATTTGTTCCCTAGGCTTGGAGCCTCCCTCTCATGCTGCTCTTGGGGATGCAAGCGAGGTTGAAGACTTTCAGGAGTTCAGGGAAGATAATGGCTTGGATGGACGACCCAGTGGCGACGGTCCAGCTGAATTAGCAGATGGCCAACCTCTGCGATCAAGCTCTAGTACAACTGCTAGCTCCAGTCCTAGTACAATAATCCAGGGAGTGAACCACGTAGGTGGTCCAGATGCATCACTTTATTTTCAGTACATTGCAGACAGGACACAAGTGCCTGTAAAGTTTGACCTTTATATAGACTAAAAAATAGATTAcattgatttctttctttttcaggaTCACGGTGACACAACTGAAATTGAGGCAAATACCACCACTGCTGCTGAGCAAAACCAGATCCCGGGACTGAACATCCAGCCGCCTCTTAGATCAGCACCCGATGCTGGCCTTGTGGACAGTAAAAAACAGGAGTATGATAACCCCTACTTTGAGCCTCAGTATGGCTTCCCCTCCGAGGATGACCCTGATGCAGAAGAGCAAGTGGAGTCATACACCCCTCGATTCAACCAGAACCTCAATGGCAACAAGTGTGTTAAACTTGTTCATCACTTGAATGAATGTATCGCCATCATTCAAATGGGCTCTTTGACCAACCATGTTTACTAACAAAACTCAGCATGTTGCTACCTCTCCATCCTTTCATGGTGGTCTTGAATCTCTGGTGGTGTGATGTTCTGTGGTGGCCCGAATGAGTCCCTCGTGTGGCTTACAAAGGTTGTTATTGTGCCGTTAAACAGCCATTTAATCGTGTCCTTGTCTTTAAGGGTGTCTCGCCCACTGCGGCCCAACAGTCTGAGGCTTCCTGGGGAGTCTGATGGAGAGGGCGATTCTCATAACAGCTCACCAAACTCCACAATTTCCAACAGCAGCAACGATGGATTTGGAGGACTCATGTCCTTTGCTAGTATGAAGACGTTTTTCTACCAATTTATATCAAAGACAATCATTTTATTCAAGCTGTAATTTAATTCAGTAGTCAGTTAAGTACGTCGATTActagtttttttgtttactgttcCTCTCATTACCTATTGAGATCTGTTCAGCGAGAGACattgatgggttttttttttattataaaaacTTCTCTATATTGTCCATGTCTTCAGGTAATCTTTACAAGAACCATGGGACCAGTTTCAGTCTTTCCAATTTGGCTCTTCCCAACAAAGCGGCGAGGGAGAAAGCGACACCATTCCCCAGTCTCAAAGGTATGATGATGTGACACTACCCCTTTTACTAATCGAACAAAAGCAGTTGCTGCACTATTTTGTTCAGGAaattaggggaaaaaaaaatctacattaaTGAAATTCGAAATTCTAGTAGCGatagaaaaatgttttatattcatattGCTGTTTACTGTTCATACAGCCTTTGTTCATACTACTATAGTTCCAAGTACTTCCAATATAAGTGatatatttacacttttttttctctgcctctTTTTCCCCacaattgtttatttgtacgaaagaatattttaatattgatattgaggaggagatggagcaaGCAGGTGTGTAGAACTGCGTTTTGAAGCCTGACTTTATTTCCCCTCTGGCTTGCCAAATCAGTATGGCACTATTTGAAGGAGAATATTGAGGACAAATTCTACGTTTTTCTCTCAAAGGAAAATCCACACAGTAGTATAGTTGCCTTTCACAAATATCTTTTGGACTATTTCGAATTAatatgtcatttaaaatgaaaataagtgaTATTTTAAGCCACAGGTAGTATTAACATTTTTGTACTATTATCATTGTTTGTGATGTAATTGGTGTGCACCAGAATGTAGTCTGGTTAACTAGTATTTATTGGTCATCAATGAGTTATAAGGTTATTTGTCAAATTTTGATTGTCACCAGTCAGCACCAGCACTTGTCCCTATAACGCTATGCAAAGCATATAGGACAGGAAAGCTGTATGCTTTTCCTGTATTAATGGCAATCATGATCTCTCAGCAAATTCTTCAGTCgcatttttcattgaaatatttctGCAGCAGTTAAGTATATCATGCACAGTACTCATTCAGTTCAATACAATTCAGACCACAGGGAGTCTTTCAGATGTTGACAATGCAGCGGTGGCTTTGGTAGAACAACTGATCTGCTGCAAATGCTTTTCTGCTAATGTTTCAGATATTCACTTTATTCAACCCATCCAccagtatatactgtataaatgATAGACACAAAGGGGATTCTCTTATGCACTCATTTGAGATCTCAAGAACCTAAGACCTTTTGCTTTAGCTGGCATTCTCTGCGGCAGGATGGAGTGTGGTTCAGGATTACGCATATCGTTTTCTATTTTGGGACCATAGTGTTGAGCTCCCATCCGTCTTACAAGGTTTTGAGTCCTGTAGAAACTGGATTTGACTTTAATTGAGAGCAAAAACGAATGAAGCATGGAACTCTAGACTCAATACCTCCACTTCTTGTGGAATAGTTGCCATAAAAAAATCTTCTGTTCCTTTCAAtatgtgttttgtctttgttgttcaGATGCCCCGGACAGCCCGGGTATGTTATGTCTGATGTGATAGTTTGTACTAGCTTCCTTACCCACCCTGACTAAAGCTTGATTATATCTGGAAGTAAGCCCTGTATTTGATACTAATCAAGCGCAGGAATCAAAATAGCATCCAGTTCCTTTAGAACAGTaggtttgttttcctcttccatCACCGTGTCACCATGACAATTTCAACATCATAGACATTCTCTCAACATCTATTATATGCATTTCCTCTTgtctaagaaaaaaaataacccaATAGTGTCCTCTTTTATCGACTCAAAATGTGCAACCAAATCCATTCTGTTTCCAAATGTCTCGATGATCATGTGTGCTTTGAGCTTGTCGTTTGTTGTgtgacttcctgtccacttcccTCCtagctgttttaaaaataacacaCTTTACATGGTGGATTCTTTGAAATAACAGCTTCATTATTTTGTACACTTTTTTGTCTGACATAACAATCCGAACCAACATACTCACTTATCATCATTTGGGCGATTTATTAACTTGCTGGTCACTTAAAGGGTTGATGCGTACATTTGAAcatctagattttttttctgttcttttcatttatttgtttcttaATTTGGTGCTTTACTTACATTTCCCTGTGTCTTGTTGAGTTTGCAtggtttggttttcttttgggTTGATGTTTGGACTGGTTGCGTCTGGGCTGGTGTCCCCTTCTCTTCACTTTTGCACGGCACTAATTCTGGCTTTTGTGTGCAGTATTTGGTCTAAATTCTCTAATGGAGATTATAACAGAGGCCGGACCGGGGAGTGGAGAAGGTGGGTTCTGCCCTATTGTTGAGCGAGCTGCATGCGTCTCAGAGCCAGTCAGCTACATCTCCCCAAGTCATTCTCCCATTGAAGCCTGTGATTTGTCATTGTGCTTACTGCACCATCGAGCATCAACTGCTGTGCTACTCCCTGTTTTGTTCCACCTTTCGTTAAGTGGGATTTTGTTGATCATTTGtagataaaatgaaacaattatAATTTAAATTTGAGTTATCTTCTTTCATTGGCAGCAAACTTGTCCGACCAATGTTTATGAAATTATGGATATAGAGGTCCTGTTTCCTACTTTTATTTGTGAGAAGGATCTCTTTTTCAAAATTCTagaaataaaaacttttttttacacattaacCCTTTTTTTACATTACCATagtcctttttttgtttaatgtacTCTTTAATGTACtgttaatgtattttttatttgtttcaaatttgTATTATTTGCTTGTCTGTTCAGtggcaatatattttttttttttctgtaaagcATTTATGCATGCACCCATGTAGACACTCTCACACGCATCCACtcaaaatgcatgaaaatagGGAAGTGTCAcaacatctaaaaaaaatagcatATATAAATTACAAGAATGTCTCATACGTTTCTTTTCCCAAGTTCCATATATGAACAGacctttgctttgtttgtgtgtgtgtattttttctATCAAGTGGATTCACCAAAGACCCATGTAAAATTAAACAAATTGAATAAAGGCAAACATTAGTGTATTTTGACCAGAGTTTGTCATGGCTACTTGATGCCAGttagcagcaacaacagcactATTATACGTTTTCTGACACTCATTCACTGCATAGTTTTCACTGATGTGTGAAGCCACCACTTAAAgcactctgtgtttgtgtgtctttcatTGTGTCCTTAATTTGTCCTTCACCCCTAGCTGtactaaaaatagaaaaagttgTGTATTCCCTCAAAACATAGTTCAAACTCAGATGACACTTGTACAGAGACCTAATTAATCTGCCTCCTGTGTCAAGTCCGCTCCAAAAGTCTTCTTGTCTACTGCAGTTTTTCATTGTCTGGGTTTCCCACCAGGAGCTCGAGCGCCTCGAGCACTTGTAGACCAAAAGTCCTCTGTGATCAAGCACAGTCAGACTGTGAAGCGAGAGTCCCCGTCCCCTCAAGGTCGTGTCAACAATACAAGGTGAAATACATTCTCATTGGTTTGTTTTATCAATGACATAAGTAAATGTATTGTAATACCAATTTGCCGATGCAGTGAGAACCAGCAGTTTTTGAAGGAGGTGGTGCAGAGCGTTCTGGACGGACAAGGAGTCGGCTGGCTCAACATGAAAAAAGTGCGTCGCCTGCTGGAGAACGAGCAGCTCCGTGTCTTTGTTCTGAGTAAGCTGAACAGAGCTGTGCAGTCAGAGGAGGATGCCCGACAAGAGATTATACGTGATGTGGTAAGATTATTGTGGATCCAAGTAGGTTCAGGCAAAGTGTGTTCACGTCTCCTCTAACCAGTTCTATGTTTGAGGAGCCTGCAAGGCTTGTTTTTTAATCCTTTTGAATTGTTGAAACTTTGTTCTTAGGAGGTTAGCAGGAAGGTGTACAAAGGAATGTTGGACATCTTGAAGTGCACGGTGTCCAGTCTGGAGCATTCCTACACTAACGCTGGCCTGGGAGGAATGGCCAGTGTCTTCAGCTTGTTGGAGATAGCACGGACACATTATCAAACAAAAGGTttgtatgtagctcaaatctatTATTTTCCAACATGTGTGTAGCTTTCTTGCTAAGatgaaaaaacatcaataaatgcTAACATGTCCATGTTTTCTGCTTGTATTCCAACCTGCCTGCTGAAAAAGATAAACTCTTGCTCTTAACTGCaccttttctctttttctgctttttgttgAACTGTTTTTATACATTGACATTTTGCAACGTAAGACCCTGAAAAACGCAAGCGAAGCCCGACTGACAGTACCGGCAGTCCCGGGAACAAGGAGAGTCCCACGGGCCGCACAGAGCCTGCCCGACCCCAAGGTCTTCTGAATGTTCCCCATCTGCAGCTACCCCACCACAATACGGGCAGAGGCACTCGCCATTTTGACACCCGCAGTCTGAATGAAGAAAACTTTATTGCTTCGATCGGTGTGTACCCCACCCTGGCCTTGGTTGCATGTGCACCGTGAGATCTTGTGAAAGCACATAACCCCACGAAATCGCCCTATTCATTGAGGCAGTTTCTGATGAATTCCGGACAAATATTCCATACACTTGGCAGCAATAAACCCGATCTGAGATTCCCAAATTCTATGTAGACTTGTTTGCACTCAGAAATATAAGCCTGAAGTCAAAATATTGGTTTTTGATTGTCAAAATATTTCTATATGTTTGGAATATTTCCCTCTATCCCAGCATGATTAGTGTTTGTCTTGGCTTCTCTGATCCTCTTTTGCCCTGTTTGGAGTCTTGCTGTCAGTTTCCTAGCACCAtaaatgcatgtgtttgtttgtctttttacgTGATACCTAAATCTGCAGTAGTGGACGAGGGAAAATCAGAAGAAGCACTTGGATTAAATTGGTTCTCATCTGTGCCTTTACTGCAGGTTTCTGCGAGGCTCGCTGTAGATAATTGCAGTTCCCTTTGCTCTCAGCATGGAGGGGGGATTCATCACTCCCCGGTATACAGTCCCAGTAAGCAAACAAATTTCACAGCAGGGTGTTTGGTTTCTTCTCATTAGAAAAGAGCCAACCCAATAGCCTGTTCAAACTACTCCCACGTGATTTTCTGTGATTACTTCTGGGTCTGTATACGGGGGACACGTGTGGTGAACCACTCCGACTCCTACTTGCATTTCTCTCCTTCGAGTTGCACCCCCAATTCTACAGAATGCTGTGAGACGTGCATCCCAGCTTCTGCAACGGCTCCATTTCAACTGCTGGCTAGTCAGCCACCCAACCACATCCCATGCTCTTTTAAGAATACTCCTCCCCACTGCTCTTGAGAGCCAGCTTTCAGTGAGCTGGAGTCAGCATGTGGCTCTCCAGGACTTTGGGGCCTGTAGACTTCCATTTGATGTCATGTAGCTGTAGTAACTATAAGACGCAGCTACATGCAAACACCACAAAacactcagttttaaaatgtttttatttcttatgATTTTAATGCTCATCCACCATACATGCCTTTTCAATCTGCTCTCTgactctctctgtctttctctccttGCTTGCAATGCATCTTGGGTAGAATTGTGGAGCAAGCACCAGGATAAGCAAAAAGCTATGGAAAAACCGCAGAGTAAGAGACTACACAcaccaaaacagaacaaaaaatagGCTGTTCAACTGTTTTCCTTTCCCCCTTAGCTCTTTCCAAAAAGAGATGCAATAGAGCTTACTGCATACGTG harbors:
- the madd gene encoding MAP kinase-activating death domain protein isoform X21, producing MEKKKMCPRLLDYLVVVGARQPSSESVAQTPQLLRRYPLEDHHDFPLPPDVVFFCQPEGCLSIRQRRVSLRDDSSFVFTLTDKDSGITRYGICVNFYRSFQRGHHRSRADKSGHTEASTQGGDTISVGSDNSSGGPSSTLSPAKNTEATHHVSGEGGGQSAPDSNIGKSPQHRRSAAKMAARNRNSTLTSLCILSHYPFFSTFRECLYILKRLVDCCSQRLTQRAGLPRATQRDTMWRIFTGALSVEEKGSQLLADLREIESWVYRLLRSPVPIPGQRRVDVEVLPTDLKLSLTFALPDNSRFSMVDFPLHLPLELLGVDACLQVLSCVLLEHKVILQSRDYNALSMSVMAFVAMIYPLEYMFPVIPLLPTCMASAEQLLLAPTPYIIGVPASFFLYKSDFKMPDDIWLVDLDSSKVIAPTNAEILPPLPEPEALELKKHLKQALASMSLNTQPILNLEKFQEGQEMPLLPPGREKASPSSTEFNPLIYGNDIDSVDVATRVAMVRFFNSPNVLQGFQMHTRTLRLFPRPVVAFQASSFLASRPRRSGFADKLSHTQAVEFYGEWALNPTNLAFQRIHNNVFDPSLIGDKPKWYAHQLQPVHYRVYDGSSQLVEALAGPLDDEGNDSDPTDSGSDSEAYDDSSSSYSSLGDLVSEMIQGDIQGDTPSLEPPSHAALGDASEVEDFQEFREDNGLDGRPSGDGPAELADGQPLRSSSSTTASSSPSTIIQGVNHDHGDTTEIEANTTTAAEQNQIPGLNIQPPLRSAPDAGLVDSKKQEYDNPYFEPQYGFPSEDDPDAEEQVESYTPRFNQNLNGNKVSRPLRPNSLRLPGESDGEGDSHNSSPNSTISNSSNDGFGGLMSFASNLYKNHGTSFSLSNLALPNKAAREKATPFPSLKGARAPRALVDQKSSVIKHSQTVKRESPSPQGRVNNTSENQQFLKEVVQSVLDGQGVGWLNMKKVRRLLENEQLRVFVLSKLNRAVQSEEDARQEIIRDVEVSRKVYKGMLDILKCTVSSLEHSYTNAGLGGMASVFSLLEIARTHYQTKDPEKRKRSPTDSTGSPGNKESPTGRTEPARPQGLLNVPHLQLPHHNTGRGTRHFDTRSLNEENFIASIELWSKHQDKQKAMEKPQRSEGAKHQRPPVTDAEEKKSQISSDSGLSVSGSQKSDTESATSSEPPILTRSTSQDSEASTVISNSSGETLGADSDLSSTAGDGLGGRQLAHLTLSRGTLSDSEIETNPATSAVFGKTHTLKPGAKEHLPAMTKGPPAQPLEDLSMRIYLCEGLLGRDKSSVWDQLEDAAMETFSLSKERSTLWDQVQFWEDAYLDAVMLEREGMGMDQGPQEMIERYLSLGEHDRKRLEDDEDKLLATLLHNMIAYMLMLKVNKNDIRKKVRRLMGKSHIGLTYSQEINELLDKLANMNGRELSIRPCGSRHIKKQTFVVHAGTDTTGDIFFMEVCDDCIVLRSNIGTVYERWWYEKLINMTYCPKTKVLCLWRRNGQETQLNKFYTKKCRELYYCVKDSMEKAAARQQSIKPGPELGGEFPVQDMKTGEGGLLQVTLEGINLKFMHSQFLKLKKW